The following coding sequences are from one Phormidium ambiguum IAM M-71 window:
- a CDS encoding lipoyl synthase — MSAEANSTVRPSFVNSQMRSEIAAMPPWLRQQGIGKASEISTVQRIIKQRQIHTICEEGRCPNRGECYSQKTATFLLMGPTCTRSCAFCQVDKGHAPMPLDPQEPQKVAESVQLLGLRYVVLTSVARDDLPDGGAGWFVATMEAIRQLNPETQIEVLTPDFWGGLFGQGDKGTRGQGDEESVVDEGKNLLEEKQYQRVATLVKAKPACYNHNIETVRRLQNPVRRGAKYDRSLNVLRIVKNLDPNIPTKSGLMLGHGETELEIIEAMKDLRAVGCDRITLGQYLRPSLEHLPVQKYWTPEEFEQLGAIAQELGFSHVRSGPLVRSSYHAGE, encoded by the coding sequence ATGTCTGCTGAAGCTAACTCAACAGTTCGACCTAGTTTTGTCAATTCGCAAATGCGATCGGAAATTGCCGCCATGCCTCCTTGGTTACGACAACAAGGCATCGGCAAAGCTAGTGAAATTTCTACAGTACAACGAATCATTAAACAAAGACAGATTCATACTATTTGTGAAGAAGGGCGTTGTCCAAATCGCGGCGAATGCTATTCGCAAAAAACCGCAACTTTTTTGTTAATGGGTCCGACTTGCACCAGGTCTTGTGCCTTTTGTCAGGTAGACAAAGGACACGCACCTATGCCTCTTGACCCCCAGGAACCGCAAAAAGTTGCCGAGTCAGTGCAACTATTGGGTTTGCGTTATGTGGTGCTAACTTCAGTTGCTAGAGATGATTTGCCTGATGGTGGTGCAGGTTGGTTTGTGGCGACAATGGAAGCGATTCGTCAACTCAACCCGGAAACGCAAATTGAAGTGTTAACCCCTGATTTTTGGGGAGGACTCTTTGGACAAGGGGACAAGGGGACAAGGGGACAAGGAGACGAGGAAAGTGTTGTGGATGAGGGTAAAAACTTGCTGGAAGAGAAGCAATATCAACGAGTTGCTACTTTAGTTAAGGCAAAACCTGCTTGTTATAACCACAATATTGAAACAGTGCGACGGTTGCAAAATCCAGTGCGTCGGGGGGCAAAATACGATCGCAGTCTCAACGTTCTCAGAATTGTCAAAAATCTTGACCCAAATATCCCGACCAAATCAGGTTTGATGTTGGGACATGGGGAAACTGAACTCGAAATTATTGAAGCAATGAAAGATTTAAGGGCAGTAGGTTGCGATCGCATTACCCTTGGTCAATATCTCCGCCCCTCCTTAGAACACCTACCAGTACAGAAATATTGGACTCCCGAAGAATTCGAGCAACTAGGTGCGATCGCTCAAGAACTCGGCTTTTCCCACGTTCGTTCCGGCCCCTTGGTGCGTAGTTCCTACCACGCAGGGGAATAG
- a CDS encoding response regulator, with amino-acid sequence MPNKILVIDDSGVIRKTVKDMLPAGKFEIVEAKDGVEGLNLAKKERPNWIMLDFILPKKSGWDVYQELEKQPELRKIPLVLMSGRKEEVTSKIPEASFKFVEFLVKPFDQKQLMAALKSSMEKVKLRPAPTTTGGAPPASDAGTGAGAVAGAGEIQALKQQIAKLNAEVEALKKQQAQIMAFIKQKLK; translated from the coding sequence GTGCCAAACAAAATCTTAGTTATTGATGACAGCGGAGTAATCCGTAAAACGGTAAAGGATATGTTACCTGCTGGTAAGTTTGAGATTGTAGAAGCCAAAGATGGTGTAGAAGGACTCAATCTCGCCAAGAAGGAACGCCCAAATTGGATTATGTTAGATTTCATCTTGCCGAAAAAGAGTGGCTGGGATGTTTATCAAGAGTTAGAAAAACAACCAGAACTTCGCAAGATTCCTTTAGTACTAATGTCAGGGCGTAAGGAAGAAGTAACATCAAAAATTCCCGAAGCTTCTTTTAAATTTGTTGAGTTTTTGGTCAAGCCTTTCGATCAAAAACAACTAATGGCTGCTTTAAAAAGCTCAATGGAAAAAGTAAAGCTGAGACCTGCACCTACCACTACGGGAGGCGCACCACCAGCATCAGATGCGGGTACTGGTGCTGGGGCTGTTGCTGGTGCAGGGGAAATTCAAGCTTTGAAACAGCAAATTGCTAAGTTAAATGCTGAGGTAGAAGCATTGAAGAAACAACAAGCTCAAATTATGGCTTTTATTAAGCAGAAATTAAAATAA
- a CDS encoding photosystem I protein PsaX gives MATKTTGATVPKTGKPPYPFRTGWALFLLAVNFLVAAYYFHIIE, from the coding sequence ATGGCTACCAAAACAACTGGTGCTACTGTACCCAAAACTGGCAAACCACCTTATCCATTTCGTACAGGTTGGGCGCTGTTTCTGTTAGCAGTTAACTTTTTAGTAGCTGCTTACTATTTCCACATCATTGAGTAA
- a CDS encoding branched-chain amino acid ABC transporter permease — protein sequence MDLQQTAQLFVNGIAVGSVIALAAVGLTLTYGILRLSNFAHGDFMTLGAYFTWLANTAGGINIWLSMILGAVGTVAAMLLSEKMIWSPMRDRRATSTTLIIISIGLALFLRNGIIFIWGGGNQSYALPVVPAIEFFGIRIAFYRILVVILAVLAIIALHLLLQNTKIGKAMRAVADNVDLARVTGINVDRVVIWTWVIAGSLTALGGGMYGLITAVRPNMGWFLILPMFASVILGGIGNPYGAIAGALVIGLAQELSVPFLGSEYKLGVALLMMIVVLLIRPQGLFKGTL from the coding sequence ATGGATCTACAACAAACTGCACAATTATTTGTCAATGGAATTGCTGTAGGTAGCGTCATTGCCCTCGCAGCAGTTGGGTTAACTTTAACTTACGGAATTTTACGACTTTCCAATTTTGCTCATGGCGACTTTATGACGCTAGGAGCTTATTTTACTTGGTTAGCTAATACTGCTGGGGGAATAAATATTTGGTTATCGATGATATTAGGTGCAGTGGGTACAGTAGCCGCAATGTTATTGTCAGAAAAAATGATTTGGTCGCCCATGCGCGATCGTCGTGCCACTTCCACTACCTTAATTATTATCTCGATCGGATTAGCTTTATTTCTTCGTAACGGCATCATATTTATTTGGGGCGGTGGCAACCAATCTTATGCTTTGCCCGTAGTTCCAGCTATTGAATTTTTTGGCATCAGAATCGCTTTTTATCGGATCTTGGTGGTAATTTTGGCAGTTTTAGCAATTATCGCTCTACATTTGCTGTTGCAAAATACCAAAATTGGTAAAGCAATGCGGGCAGTTGCCGATAATGTTGACTTAGCCCGTGTCACAGGCATTAACGTAGACCGAGTAGTGATTTGGACTTGGGTAATTGCTGGGAGTTTAACAGCTTTGGGCGGTGGAATGTATGGCTTAATTACCGCAGTACGTCCGAATATGGGTTGGTTTTTGATTTTGCCCATGTTTGCTTCGGTAATTTTGGGCGGTATTGGTAATCCTTACGGCGCGATCGCAGGTGCCCTCGTCATCGGTTTAGCCCAAGAACTCAGCGTTCCCTTCTTAGGTAGCGAATACAAATTAGGCGTGGCACTCTTAATGATGATCGTCGTGCTACTCATTCGTCCCCAAGGTTTATTCAAAGGCACGCTATAA
- a CDS encoding serine hydrolase yields MNNKWDLSDFRPFVEDILKQWQVPGVAIAIVQNNQTILCEGFGLRNVEQNLPVTEETVFPIASCTKAFTAMTLGLLVDEGKLDWDQPIREILPSFQLQDKWATEQMTARDLLTHRSGLPRHDLLWYASNFDRQDIFRRLRYLEPSRSFRSTFQYQNMMYMVAGILVEEITGMSWEKFVQNRIFEPLGMNHSNLSTEVTQQLDNFASPYIYQKQQLQKIPFFKADGENDAIGPAGNINSCVQDMVLWLKLHLNGGKLEEQPFILAETLAQMHTPQIFESPTKNQLGQEFISYGLGWSPCSHKGKVLIEHGGAIDGFASLVSFMPQDHLGVVVLSNGDVSHNLIPALISYTIYDRLLNLEPTDWNGIFTTQQREREEAKKRSQEKAVVEQKKDAPPSHSIESYLGEYEHPGYGIVSIRMVDEQLEMVMNDKLTLPIVHCYYDIFEANFVQWDNRIKFSFSTDLKGNIASLTTQVEPAVKDIVFTKKPDRKLTEKSFLQQFVGVYEFESVGSTITIALKNETLTATFQGYRENVLIPVQGTEFNFQGLSGLSIEFQSDENGQFTKALYVSLNAVFILKKRG; encoded by the coding sequence ATGAACAATAAATGGGATTTGAGTGATTTTCGTCCATTCGTAGAAGATATTCTGAAACAATGGCAAGTGCCGGGAGTAGCGATCGCAATTGTTCAAAATAATCAAACCATTCTCTGCGAAGGTTTTGGATTAAGAAATGTCGAGCAGAATTTACCTGTTACAGAGGAAACGGTTTTTCCCATTGCTTCTTGCACCAAAGCTTTTACTGCTATGACTCTCGGTTTGCTAGTGGACGAGGGTAAATTAGATTGGGATCAACCTATTCGAGAGATTTTGCCCAGCTTTCAATTGCAAGATAAATGGGCAACCGAACAGATGACAGCGCGGGACTTGTTAACCCATCGCAGCGGACTACCTCGCCATGACTTGCTATGGTACGCTTCTAACTTCGATCGCCAGGACATTTTCCGCAGATTACGCTACCTCGAACCCAGTCGCAGCTTCCGTTCTACCTTTCAATACCAAAATATGATGTACATGGTAGCGGGAATCTTGGTTGAAGAAATTACAGGCATGAGTTGGGAAAAATTTGTGCAAAACCGCATCTTTGAACCGTTGGGAATGAATCATAGTAATCTCTCCACAGAAGTTACCCAACAGTTAGACAATTTTGCCTCGCCTTATATTTATCAGAAGCAACAATTGCAAAAAATTCCCTTCTTTAAAGCCGATGGTGAAAATGATGCGATCGGCCCAGCAGGTAATATTAACTCATGTGTGCAGGATATGGTTCTATGGCTAAAACTCCATCTCAATGGAGGCAAACTTGAGGAACAACCCTTTATTTTGGCAGAAACCTTAGCACAGATGCACACACCCCAGATTTTTGAATCGCCAACTAAAAATCAATTGGGGCAAGAATTTATCAGCTATGGATTGGGTTGGAGTCCCTGTTCTCACAAAGGAAAAGTACTCATCGAACATGGTGGGGCGATTGATGGATTTGCATCGCTTGTCTCGTTTATGCCTCAAGATCATCTGGGAGTAGTCGTACTTTCCAATGGGGATGTGTCTCATAACCTTATCCCTGCCTTAATTAGTTACACGATTTACGATCGCTTACTAAATTTAGAACCAACCGATTGGAATGGGATTTTCACAACCCAACAGCGTGAAAGGGAAGAAGCCAAGAAGCGCAGTCAAGAAAAAGCAGTGGTGGAACAAAAGAAAGACGCACCTCCAAGTCACTCGATCGAGTCTTATTTAGGCGAATATGAGCATCCGGGATATGGCATTGTTTCGATCAGAATGGTGGATGAGCAACTCGAAATGGTAATGAATGACAAACTAACTTTGCCAATCGTGCATTGTTACTATGATATTTTTGAAGCAAACTTTGTGCAATGGGACAATCGAATAAAGTTTTCGTTTTCTACAGACCTCAAGGGAAATATTGCCTCTTTAACGACTCAGGTGGAACCCGCAGTTAAGGATATAGTATTTACCAAAAAACCCGATCGAAAACTCACAGAAAAAAGCTTTTTACAGCAATTTGTTGGGGTTTATGAATTTGAATCGGTTGGTTCTACTATAACTATTGCCTTGAAAAATGAAACTTTGACGGCAACATTTCAAGGATATCGAGAAAATGTATTAATTCCTGTTCAGGGAACTGAGTTCAATTTTCAGGGACTTTCTGGTTTAAGTATTGAGTTTCAGTCGGATGAAAATGGGCAATTTACAAAAGCGTTATATGTATCGCTCAATGCAGTATTTATTCTTAAAAAAAGAGGTTGA